The genomic segment AAAAATTCACGATTTCTGTGGTGGAATTGTCATTGTAGGCTTTCCGCTCACGATTTGCTTTGTCAAAGGTAATGTTTTACCACTGACTATGCTGGTTTGGTTGGGCTTTCTGTATTTTATTGGCAGTGTGATTTTCTATCTGTCAAAAACAAAAACTTTTGGTCCAAAAGCTAAAGTTGGACCTGCCAACCGACTGATGATGTTGACTTATGCACTCTGGCTGATTGTCCATGCTGCGCTTTTGCTTTGAACAGGACTGGTCAGGGCTGTCAGCGCCTGACAGTATTTTTGAAAGGAAAACAATGATTACAATTTTACTTTACACAATCGGCGAAAATGTAACACGTGAGCAAATTATGTCCGTGTTTCCGCGCCACAAGGCTTGGGTAGATCAGTTCGTCGATGAGCAAAAAATTATGGGCATCGGCACTTTTGCTGATCCGCTTAAAGATGGCGCTATGGGACTATTTCCCAACATGGAGCTGGCTGAAGAGTTTGTCGCCAGAGACCCATTTGTCAAGGAAGGGATTGTCACAAAAGTCAAGCTGAAAGAATGGGCGGGACAGTTTTTCACATCAATCGTGCGCTGACAGGCTGTCAGTACGCTGACGGAAGTTTTGCCAGGATAGAAAGAGATAAAATGGGCAAAGATATTGCGCTGACAAGTGGAAACGAATATTTTCGCTATCGTGCTTGTGGCATTATTATTGAAAATGACACGGTGCTGATGGTAAGCAATGATCGCGATGATTACTTTTACAGTATCGGTGGTGCGGTGAAAATTGGTGAAACTGCTGAAGAGGCTTGTGTCAGAGAAGTTTTCGAGGAAACGGGTGTGTATTTTGAGATTGACAGATTGATGTTCATTCATGAAAATTTCGTTACATTTTCTGAGACTGAACAACGAACGGAGAAAAATGCGCACGAATTGGCTTTTTATTTTCTGATGAAACCACAAGAGCATGGTGATTTTAAACCCGATATAACAAATGATGGATTTCCGGAACACCTCACATGGATTTCTATCAGCACTTATAGAGGGCACAAGGCCTATCCTTTATTTTTCGCTGATGAATTACCAAAGCTGCGACTCGACTTGCGACTTCAGTCGCTTAGCGAGAGTGGACAAGCGAGCGGAAAAAGTGCGAAGCTG from the Lactococcus allomyrinae genome contains:
- a CDS encoding YciI family protein, which produces MITILLYTIGENVTREQIMSVFPRHKAWVDQFVDEQKIMGIGTFADPLKDGAMGLFPNMELAEEFVARDPFVKEGIVTKVKLKEWAGQFFTSIVR
- a CDS encoding NUDIX hydrolase, which translates into the protein MGGTVFHINRALTGCQYADGSFARIERDKMGKDIALTSGNEYFRYRACGIIIENDTVLMVSNDRDDYFYSIGGAVKIGETAEEACVREVFEETGVYFEIDRLMFIHENFVTFSETEQRTEKNAHELAFYFLMKPQEHGDFKPDITNDGFPEHLTWISISTYRGHKAYPLFFADELPKLRLDLRLQSLSESGQASGKSAKLSVLTEVKRIVTHE